A part of Catharus ustulatus isolate bCatUst1 chromosome 8, bCatUst1.pri.v2, whole genome shotgun sequence genomic DNA contains:
- the NEUROG3 gene encoding neurogenin-3, protein MAPQSDRSPDEGQPYFGGAEDPSSAAGGDSAGSRGGSPARTALAPRDTAARRKGKARRGRGKARNEGLLSKQKRSRRMKANDRERNRMHHLNSALDALRSVLPTFPDDAKLTKIETLRFAHNYIWALTQSLRLAEQNLPEPPAPPPPPATASPGPWDSPCPAAPPPAALRRGPAAFPAFL, encoded by the coding sequence ATGGCCCCGCAGAGCGACCGCTCGCCGGACGAAGGACAGCCGTATTTCGGGGGCGCCGAGGACCCCTCCTCGGCGGCCGGCGGGGACTCCGCGGGCAGTCGGGGCGGCTCGCCGGCCCGCACGGCCCTGGCCCCGCGGGACACGGCGGCCCGCAGGAAGGGGAaggcgcggcggggccgcggcaagGCGCGGAACGAGGGCTTGCTCAGCAAGCAGAAGAGGAGCCGGCGCATGAAGGCAAACGACCGGGAGAGAAACCGCATGCACCACCTCAACTCCGCCCTGGACGCGCTCCGCAGCGTCCTGCCCACCTTCCCCGACGACGCCAAGCTCACCAAGATCGAGACGCTCCGCTTCGCCCACAACTACATCTGGGCGCTCACACAGAGCCTCCGCCTGGCCGAGCAGAACCTGCCCGagccccccgcgccgccgccgccccccgccacCGCCTCCCCCGGGCCCTGGGACTCGCCctgccccgcggccccgccacCCGCCGCCCTGCGCCGCGGCCCCGCTGCCTTCCCCGCCTTCCTCTGA